The proteins below are encoded in one region of Anguilla anguilla isolate fAngAng1 chromosome 3, fAngAng1.pri, whole genome shotgun sequence:
- the LOC118222298 gene encoding zinc finger E-box-binding homeobox 2-like isoform X3, producing MKPEIMADGPRCKRRKQANPRRKNAVLNYENVVDAGSETDEDDRPLVSEEEQCLLNGERGAEGSPASVPNLEASPRAGQAPVMKEEDDEEDLRDGRADHLWHNGDALRASLDGNDEMKDGYDTMGSEATLESIGNGTVKNVDCASELEEFFSKRKLEERENHAVSIEEYLQRSDTAIIYPEAPEELGSRLGTPEANGQEENDLQPGTPDAFAQLLTCPYCDRGYKRLTSLKEHIKYRHEKNEENFTCSLCSFSFAHRAQLERHVATHKPDREQHQLLTQGAGNRKFKCTECGKAFKYKHHLKEHLRIHSGEKPYECPNCKKRFSHSGSYSSHISSKKCIGLIAVNGRMRGGVKPGSSPTSASSSPTNSAITQLRHKLENGRPPSLLDQAGHLDIKTEPLDFNDYKLMMASHGFGGMSGPYANGMGSRSPLGIHGTAQSPMSHLRLGMDSPLLGYPALGNNLSEVQKVLQIVDNTVCRQKMDCKPEDISKLKAYMKELGSQMEEQKQELMSSGGPPGALPVVSPNGTTKSIIDYTLEKVNEAKACLQSLTADSKRQISNIKKEKPNHALDFGMEDKGHESSMMFTPFSCQYCKETFPGPIPLHQHERYLCNMNEEIKAVLQPNEPAVPNKLGGIGEKRPFLLSSMLSEKGPASPLHPYRDHMSVLKAYFAMNMEPNSEELLKISIAVGLPQEFVKEWFEQQKVYQYTTARTPPLERSSAEVILAAANYTPSKDSMAARSPVSLVKPADRITSPSIAELHNNVNNCDAPLRISRTTQLAISKVAGDKLDHSRSNTPSPLNLSSTSSKNSHSSSYTPNSFTSEDLQAEPLDLSLPKHLREHRHLPSLKSRPKPNSVSVDHNSVPSSREEPLNLAYLKKEFAGSVNGGGNGHGHNLDKSTSPMFGINPFSGKPLYTSLPPQGAFAPAAFMPPVQASIPGLRPYPGLDQMSFLPHMAYTYAAGATFAEMQHRRKYQRKPGFQGELLDATAEYISGLEDLTDPESCLSRKKIKKTESGMYACDLCDKTFQKSSSLLRHKYEHTGKRPHQCQICKKAFKHKHHLIEHSRLHSGEKPYQCDKCGKRFSHSGSYSQHMNHRYSYCKREAEEREAAEREAREKGHLEPTELLINRAFLQGINPQGFSDLEDRSDIMRGGTEGGARERQTEVDGTYAKMGGGRDEEFEFEEEESEIKSMDTDPDTLRDEEDNAEHSMDDSSVDGKTETKSDHEDNVEDGV from the exons caGTGCTGAATTACGAGAATGTGGTGGACGCGGGTTCGGAGACCGACGAGGACGACAGGCCGCTGGTCTCGGAGGAAGAGCAGTGCCTGCTCAACGgcgagaggggggcggagggcagCCCGGCGAGCGTGCCCAACCTGGAGGCGTCGCCGCGGGCGGGCCAGGCGCCCGTGATgaaggaggaggacgacgaggaGGACCTGAGGGACGGCCGAGCGGACCACCTCTGGCACAACGGCGACGCGCTGCGTGCGTCGCTGGACGGCAACG ATGAAATGAAAGATGGGTATGACACCATGGGGTCTGAAGCCACTCTTGAGTCAATTGGAAATGGTACAG TCAAGAATGTTGATTGCGCTTCAGAGCTGGAGGAGTTCTTCAGCAAGCGgaagctggaggagagggagaaccACGCCGTCAGCATCGAGGAGTACCTGCAACGCAGCGACACCGCCATCATTTACCCAGAAGCCCCTGAGGAGCTGGGCTCTCGGCTGGGCACGCCCGAGGCCAACGGCCAGGAAGAGAATG ACCTGCAGCCTGGAACCCCCGACGCGTTCGCCCAGCTGCTCACGTGCCCCTACTGCGACCGGGGCTACAAGCGCCTGACGtccctcaaggagcacatcaagtaCCGCCACGAGAAGAACGAGGAGAACTTCACCTGCTCGCTCTGCAGCTTCTCCTTCGCCCACCGCGCGCAGCTGGAGCGGCACGTGGCCACGCACAAGCCGGACCGCGAGCAG CACCAACTGCTGACCCAAGGGGCTGGCAACCGCAAGTTCAAATGCACAGAATGTGGCAAGGCCTTCAAGTACAAACACCATCTGAAGGAACACCTGCGGATTCACAGCG gtgaaaagccatacgaATGCCCAAACTGCAAGAAGCGCTTCTCCCACTCGGGCTCATACAGCTCTCACATCAGCAGTAAGAAGTGCATAGGCCTGATCGCGGTAAACGGAAGGATGCGCGGCGGTGTGAAACCAGGGTCCTCGCCCACctcagcctcctcctcccccactaACTCCGCCATCACCCAGCTCCGGCACAAGCTGGAAAACGGCCGGCCCCCAAGCCTCCTCGACCAGGCCGGCCACCTTGACATCAAGACCGAGCCGCTAGACTTCAACGACTATAAGCTCATGATGGCCTCCCATGGGTTTGGAGGGATGTCGGGACCTTACGCCAACGGGATGGGGAGCAGAAGTCCACTGGGCATCCATGGTACAGCCCAGAGCCCCATGTCCCACCTGAGGTTGGGTATGGACTCACCCCTGCTGGGCTACCCAGCTCTGGGGAACAACCTGAGTGAGGTGCAGAAGGTCCTTCAGATTGTGGACAACACCGTGTGCCGGCAGAAAATGGACTGCAAGCCGGAGGACATCTCCAAGCTCAAGGCCTACATGAAAGAGCTCGGATCCCAAATGGAGGAACAGAAGCAGGAGCTGATGTCCTCTGGGGGTCCTCCAGGTGCACTTCCAGTGGTCAGCCCCAATGGCACCACCAAAAGCATCATCGACTACACGCTAGAGAAGGTGAACGAAGCCAAAGCCTGCCTCCAGAGCTTGACCGCCGACTCCAAGAGACAGATAAGCAACATTAAAAAGGAGAAGCCCAATCACGCGCTAGACTTCGGCATGGAGGACAAGGGGCACGAGAGCAGCATGATGTTCACGCCTTTTTCTTGCCAGTATTGCAAAGAAACCTTCCCAGGTCCAATTCCCCTCCACCAGCACGAAAGGTACCTGTGCAACATGAATGAGGAGATCAAGGCAGTTCTGCAGCCAAACGAACCCGCCGTGCCCAATAAACTGGGGGGTATTGGTGAGAAGCGCCCCTTTCTGCTCTCTTCCATGCTATCCGAAAAGGGGCCGGCAAGCCCCCTGCACCCCTACAGGGACCACATGTCCGTGCTCAAAGCTTACTTCGCCATGAACATGGAGCCCAATTCAGAGGAACTACTGAAGATTTCCATAGCAGTCGGCCTCCCTCAGGAatttgtgaaagagtggttcgaGCAGCAGAAAGTCTACCAGTACACCACCGCCAGGACCCCGCCATTGGAGCGGAGCAGCGCAGAGGTGATCCTGGCTGCTGCCAACTACACCCCTAGTAAAGACTCCATGGCGGCCAGGTCACCCGTGTCTTTGGTCAAGCCAGCCGACCGCATCACTTCACCTTCCATAGCGGAGCTCCACAACAACGTCAACAACTGCGATGCACCCCTCAGGATCTCCAGAACCACCCAGCTGGCCATCAGCAAAGTGGCAGGTGATAAATTGGACCACTCCAGGAGTAACACTCCGTCCCCTTTGAACCTTTCCTCCACGTCTTCGAAAAACTCCCACAGCAGCTCGTACACTCCTAACAGCTTCACCTCGGAGGACCTTCAGGCTGAGCCCCTGGACCTGTCATTGCCAAAACACCTCCGGGAGCACCGGCACCTCCCGTCCTTGAAGAGCAGGCCCAAACCCAACAGCGTCTCTGTCGACCACAACAGCGTGCCCTCCTCTCGAGAGGAGCCTTTGAACTTGGCCTATCTCAAGAAAGAGTTCGCTGGCTCTGTCAACGGCGGCGGCAACGGTCATGGCCACAACCTGGACAAAAGCACTAGCCCCATGTTCGGCATTAACCCCTTCAGCGGGAAACCTCTGTACACGTCTCTCCCGCCGCAGGGCGCCTTCGCTCCGGCCGCTTTCATGCCCCCGGTCCAAGCCAGCATCCCGGGACTGAGGCCGTACCCAGGGCTGGATCAGATGAGCTTCCTACCACACATGGCCTACACTTACGCGGCCGGCGCTACTTTCGCTGAGATGCAGCACAGAAGGAAGTACCAGCGGAAACCAGGTTTCCAG GGGGAGCTGCTTGATGCAACAGCAGAATATATATCAGGCTTGGAAGATCTGACGGACCCTGAGTCCTGTCTGTCCCGGAAGAAGATTAAGAAGACAGAAAGTGGTATGTACGCGTGTGACTTGTGCGACAAAACTTTCCAGAAGAGCAGTTCCCTTCTAAGACACAAATATGAACACACAG GTAAACGGCCACATCAGTGTCAGATATGCAAGAAGGCGTTCAAACACAAGCACCACCTTATAGAGCATTCGAGACTGCACTCTGGGGAGAAGCCGTATCAGTGCGATAAGTGCGGGAAACGCTTCTCCCACTCCGGCTCCTACTCCCAGCACATGAACCACCGCTACTCCTACTGCaagagggaggcggaggagagggaggcggcGGAGAGGGAGGCGCGAGAGAAGGGCCATCTGGAGCCCACGGAGCTACTGATTAACAGGGCCTTCTTACAGGGCATCAATCCTCAGGGCTTCTCCGACCTGGAGGACCGGAGCGACATTATGAGGGGCGGGAccgagggcggggccagagagCGTCAGACGGAAGTGGACGGAACGTACGCCAAGATGGGCGGCGGGCGGGACGAGGAGTTTGAGTTTGAGGAAGAAGAGAGCGAAATCAAAAGCATGGACACGGACCCGGACACGCTGAGGGACGAGGAAGACAACGCCGAGCACTCCATGGACGATAGCTCGGTGGACgggaaaacagaaaccaaaTCAGACCACGAGGACAATGTGGAGGACGGCGTGTGA
- the LOC118222298 gene encoding zinc finger E-box-binding homeobox 2-like isoform X5 — protein MIYIEPACCRFRESSPCALPSDPRLSMKPEIMADGPRCKRRKQANPRRKNVLNYENVVDAGSETDEDDRPLVSEEEQCLLNGERGAEGSPASVPNLEASPRAGQAPVMKEEDDEEDLRDGRADHLWHNGDALRASLDGNDEMKDGYDTMGSEATLESIGNGTVKNVDCASELEEFFSKRKLEERENHAVSIEEYLQRSDTAIIYPEAPEELGSRLGTPEANGQEENDLQPGTPDAFAQLLTCPYCDRGYKRLTSLKEHIKYRHEKNEENFTCSLCSFSFAHRAQLERHVATHKPDREQHQLLTQGAGNRKFKCTECGKAFKYKHHLKEHLRIHSGEKPYECPNCKKRFSHSGSYSSHISSKKCIGLIAVNGRMRGGVKPGSSPTSASSSPTNSAITQLRHKLENGRPPSLLDQAGHLDIKTEPLDFNDYKLMMASHGFGGMSGPYANGMGSRSPLGIHGTAQSPMSHLRLGMDSPLLGYPALGNNLSEVQKVLQIVDNTVCRQKMDCKPEDISKLKAYMKELGSQMEEQKQELMSSGGPPGALPVVSPNGTTKSIIDYTLEKVNEAKACLQSLTADSKRQISNIKKEKPNHALDFGMEDKGHESSMMFTPFSCQYCKETFPGPIPLHQHERYLCNMNEEIKAVLQPNEPAVPNKLGGIGEKRPFLLSSMLSEKGPASPLHPYRDHMSVLKAYFAMNMEPNSEELLKISIAVGLPQEFVKEWFEQQKVYQYTTARTPPLERSSAEVILAAANYTPSKDSMAARSPVSLVKPADRITSPSIAELHNNVNNCDAPLRISRTTQLAISKVAGDKLDHSRSNTPSPLNLSSTSSKNSHSSSYTPNSFTSEDLQAEPLDLSLPKHLREHRHLPSLKSRPKPNSVSVDHNSVPSSREEPLNLAYLKKEFAGSVNGGGNGHGHNLDKSTSPMFGINPFSGKPLYTSLPPQGAFAPAAFMPPVQASIPGLRPYPGLDQMSFLPHMAYTYAAGATFAEMQHRRKYQRKPGFQGELLDATAEYISGLEDLTDPESCLSRKKIKKTESGKRPHQCQICKKAFKHKHHLIEHSRLHSGEKPYQCDKCGKRFSHSGSYSQHMNHRYSYCKREAEEREAAEREAREKGHLEPTELLINRAFLQGINPQGFSDLEDRSDIMRGGTEGGARERQTEVDGTYAKMGGGRDEEFEFEEEESEIKSMDTDPDTLRDEEDNAEHSMDDSSVDGKTETKSDHEDNVEDGV, from the exons TGCTGAATTACGAGAATGTGGTGGACGCGGGTTCGGAGACCGACGAGGACGACAGGCCGCTGGTCTCGGAGGAAGAGCAGTGCCTGCTCAACGgcgagaggggggcggagggcagCCCGGCGAGCGTGCCCAACCTGGAGGCGTCGCCGCGGGCGGGCCAGGCGCCCGTGATgaaggaggaggacgacgaggaGGACCTGAGGGACGGCCGAGCGGACCACCTCTGGCACAACGGCGACGCGCTGCGTGCGTCGCTGGACGGCAACG ATGAAATGAAAGATGGGTATGACACCATGGGGTCTGAAGCCACTCTTGAGTCAATTGGAAATGGTACAG TCAAGAATGTTGATTGCGCTTCAGAGCTGGAGGAGTTCTTCAGCAAGCGgaagctggaggagagggagaaccACGCCGTCAGCATCGAGGAGTACCTGCAACGCAGCGACACCGCCATCATTTACCCAGAAGCCCCTGAGGAGCTGGGCTCTCGGCTGGGCACGCCCGAGGCCAACGGCCAGGAAGAGAATG ACCTGCAGCCTGGAACCCCCGACGCGTTCGCCCAGCTGCTCACGTGCCCCTACTGCGACCGGGGCTACAAGCGCCTGACGtccctcaaggagcacatcaagtaCCGCCACGAGAAGAACGAGGAGAACTTCACCTGCTCGCTCTGCAGCTTCTCCTTCGCCCACCGCGCGCAGCTGGAGCGGCACGTGGCCACGCACAAGCCGGACCGCGAGCAG CACCAACTGCTGACCCAAGGGGCTGGCAACCGCAAGTTCAAATGCACAGAATGTGGCAAGGCCTTCAAGTACAAACACCATCTGAAGGAACACCTGCGGATTCACAGCG gtgaaaagccatacgaATGCCCAAACTGCAAGAAGCGCTTCTCCCACTCGGGCTCATACAGCTCTCACATCAGCAGTAAGAAGTGCATAGGCCTGATCGCGGTAAACGGAAGGATGCGCGGCGGTGTGAAACCAGGGTCCTCGCCCACctcagcctcctcctcccccactaACTCCGCCATCACCCAGCTCCGGCACAAGCTGGAAAACGGCCGGCCCCCAAGCCTCCTCGACCAGGCCGGCCACCTTGACATCAAGACCGAGCCGCTAGACTTCAACGACTATAAGCTCATGATGGCCTCCCATGGGTTTGGAGGGATGTCGGGACCTTACGCCAACGGGATGGGGAGCAGAAGTCCACTGGGCATCCATGGTACAGCCCAGAGCCCCATGTCCCACCTGAGGTTGGGTATGGACTCACCCCTGCTGGGCTACCCAGCTCTGGGGAACAACCTGAGTGAGGTGCAGAAGGTCCTTCAGATTGTGGACAACACCGTGTGCCGGCAGAAAATGGACTGCAAGCCGGAGGACATCTCCAAGCTCAAGGCCTACATGAAAGAGCTCGGATCCCAAATGGAGGAACAGAAGCAGGAGCTGATGTCCTCTGGGGGTCCTCCAGGTGCACTTCCAGTGGTCAGCCCCAATGGCACCACCAAAAGCATCATCGACTACACGCTAGAGAAGGTGAACGAAGCCAAAGCCTGCCTCCAGAGCTTGACCGCCGACTCCAAGAGACAGATAAGCAACATTAAAAAGGAGAAGCCCAATCACGCGCTAGACTTCGGCATGGAGGACAAGGGGCACGAGAGCAGCATGATGTTCACGCCTTTTTCTTGCCAGTATTGCAAAGAAACCTTCCCAGGTCCAATTCCCCTCCACCAGCACGAAAGGTACCTGTGCAACATGAATGAGGAGATCAAGGCAGTTCTGCAGCCAAACGAACCCGCCGTGCCCAATAAACTGGGGGGTATTGGTGAGAAGCGCCCCTTTCTGCTCTCTTCCATGCTATCCGAAAAGGGGCCGGCAAGCCCCCTGCACCCCTACAGGGACCACATGTCCGTGCTCAAAGCTTACTTCGCCATGAACATGGAGCCCAATTCAGAGGAACTACTGAAGATTTCCATAGCAGTCGGCCTCCCTCAGGAatttgtgaaagagtggttcgaGCAGCAGAAAGTCTACCAGTACACCACCGCCAGGACCCCGCCATTGGAGCGGAGCAGCGCAGAGGTGATCCTGGCTGCTGCCAACTACACCCCTAGTAAAGACTCCATGGCGGCCAGGTCACCCGTGTCTTTGGTCAAGCCAGCCGACCGCATCACTTCACCTTCCATAGCGGAGCTCCACAACAACGTCAACAACTGCGATGCACCCCTCAGGATCTCCAGAACCACCCAGCTGGCCATCAGCAAAGTGGCAGGTGATAAATTGGACCACTCCAGGAGTAACACTCCGTCCCCTTTGAACCTTTCCTCCACGTCTTCGAAAAACTCCCACAGCAGCTCGTACACTCCTAACAGCTTCACCTCGGAGGACCTTCAGGCTGAGCCCCTGGACCTGTCATTGCCAAAACACCTCCGGGAGCACCGGCACCTCCCGTCCTTGAAGAGCAGGCCCAAACCCAACAGCGTCTCTGTCGACCACAACAGCGTGCCCTCCTCTCGAGAGGAGCCTTTGAACTTGGCCTATCTCAAGAAAGAGTTCGCTGGCTCTGTCAACGGCGGCGGCAACGGTCATGGCCACAACCTGGACAAAAGCACTAGCCCCATGTTCGGCATTAACCCCTTCAGCGGGAAACCTCTGTACACGTCTCTCCCGCCGCAGGGCGCCTTCGCTCCGGCCGCTTTCATGCCCCCGGTCCAAGCCAGCATCCCGGGACTGAGGCCGTACCCAGGGCTGGATCAGATGAGCTTCCTACCACACATGGCCTACACTTACGCGGCCGGCGCTACTTTCGCTGAGATGCAGCACAGAAGGAAGTACCAGCGGAAACCAGGTTTCCAG GGGGAGCTGCTTGATGCAACAGCAGAATATATATCAGGCTTGGAAGATCTGACGGACCCTGAGTCCTGTCTGTCCCGGAAGAAGATTAAGAAGACAGAAAGTG GTAAACGGCCACATCAGTGTCAGATATGCAAGAAGGCGTTCAAACACAAGCACCACCTTATAGAGCATTCGAGACTGCACTCTGGGGAGAAGCCGTATCAGTGCGATAAGTGCGGGAAACGCTTCTCCCACTCCGGCTCCTACTCCCAGCACATGAACCACCGCTACTCCTACTGCaagagggaggcggaggagagggaggcggcGGAGAGGGAGGCGCGAGAGAAGGGCCATCTGGAGCCCACGGAGCTACTGATTAACAGGGCCTTCTTACAGGGCATCAATCCTCAGGGCTTCTCCGACCTGGAGGACCGGAGCGACATTATGAGGGGCGGGAccgagggcggggccagagagCGTCAGACGGAAGTGGACGGAACGTACGCCAAGATGGGCGGCGGGCGGGACGAGGAGTTTGAGTTTGAGGAAGAAGAGAGCGAAATCAAAAGCATGGACACGGACCCGGACACGCTGAGGGACGAGGAAGACAACGCCGAGCACTCCATGGACGATAGCTCGGTGGACgggaaaacagaaaccaaaTCAGACCACGAGGACAATGTGGAGGACGGCGTGTGA
- the LOC118222298 gene encoding zinc finger E-box-binding homeobox 2-like isoform X2, which produces MIYIEPACCRFRESSPCALPSDPRLSMKPEIMADGPRCKRRKQANPRRKNVLNYENVVDAGSETDEDDRPLVSEEEQCLLNGERGAEGSPASVPNLEASPRAGQAPVMKEEDDEEDLRDGRADHLWHNGDALRASLDGNDEMKDGYDTMGSEATLESIGNGTVKNVDCASELEEFFSKRKLEERENHAVSIEEYLQRSDTAIIYPEAPEELGSRLGTPEANGQEENDLQPGTPDAFAQLLTCPYCDRGYKRLTSLKEHIKYRHEKNEENFTCSLCSFSFAHRAQLERHVATHKPDREQHQLLTQGAGNRKFKCTECGKAFKYKHHLKEHLRIHSGEKPYECPNCKKRFSHSGSYSSHISSKKCIGLIAVNGRMRGGVKPGSSPTSASSSPTNSAITQLRHKLENGRPPSLLDQAGHLDIKTEPLDFNDYKLMMASHGFGGMSGPYANGMGSRSPLGIHGTAQSPMSHLRLGMDSPLLGYPALGNNLSEVQKVLQIVDNTVCRQKMDCKPEDISKLKAYMKELGSQMEEQKQELMSSGGPPGALPVVSPNGTTKSIIDYTLEKVNEAKACLQSLTADSKRQISNIKKEKPNHALDFGMEDKGHESSMMFTPFSCQYCKETFPGPIPLHQHERYLCNMNEEIKAVLQPNEPAVPNKLGGIGEKRPFLLSSMLSEKGPASPLHPYRDHMSVLKAYFAMNMEPNSEELLKISIAVGLPQEFVKEWFEQQKVYQYTTARTPPLERSSAEVILAAANYTPSKDSMAARSPVSLVKPADRITSPSIAELHNNVNNCDAPLRISRTTQLAISKVAGDKLDHSRSNTPSPLNLSSTSSKNSHSSSYTPNSFTSEDLQAEPLDLSLPKHLREHRHLPSLKSRPKPNSVSVDHNSVPSSREEPLNLAYLKKEFAGSVNGGGNGHGHNLDKSTSPMFGINPFSGKPLYTSLPPQGAFAPAAFMPPVQASIPGLRPYPGLDQMSFLPHMAYTYAAGATFAEMQHRRKYQRKPGFQGELLDATAEYISGLEDLTDPESCLSRKKIKKTESGMYACDLCDKTFQKSSSLLRHKYEHTGKRPHQCQICKKAFKHKHHLIEHSRLHSGEKPYQCDKCGKRFSHSGSYSQHMNHRYSYCKREAEEREAAEREAREKGHLEPTELLINRAFLQGINPQGFSDLEDRSDIMRGGTEGGARERQTEVDGTYAKMGGGRDEEFEFEEEESEIKSMDTDPDTLRDEEDNAEHSMDDSSVDGKTETKSDHEDNVEDGV; this is translated from the exons TGCTGAATTACGAGAATGTGGTGGACGCGGGTTCGGAGACCGACGAGGACGACAGGCCGCTGGTCTCGGAGGAAGAGCAGTGCCTGCTCAACGgcgagaggggggcggagggcagCCCGGCGAGCGTGCCCAACCTGGAGGCGTCGCCGCGGGCGGGCCAGGCGCCCGTGATgaaggaggaggacgacgaggaGGACCTGAGGGACGGCCGAGCGGACCACCTCTGGCACAACGGCGACGCGCTGCGTGCGTCGCTGGACGGCAACG ATGAAATGAAAGATGGGTATGACACCATGGGGTCTGAAGCCACTCTTGAGTCAATTGGAAATGGTACAG TCAAGAATGTTGATTGCGCTTCAGAGCTGGAGGAGTTCTTCAGCAAGCGgaagctggaggagagggagaaccACGCCGTCAGCATCGAGGAGTACCTGCAACGCAGCGACACCGCCATCATTTACCCAGAAGCCCCTGAGGAGCTGGGCTCTCGGCTGGGCACGCCCGAGGCCAACGGCCAGGAAGAGAATG ACCTGCAGCCTGGAACCCCCGACGCGTTCGCCCAGCTGCTCACGTGCCCCTACTGCGACCGGGGCTACAAGCGCCTGACGtccctcaaggagcacatcaagtaCCGCCACGAGAAGAACGAGGAGAACTTCACCTGCTCGCTCTGCAGCTTCTCCTTCGCCCACCGCGCGCAGCTGGAGCGGCACGTGGCCACGCACAAGCCGGACCGCGAGCAG CACCAACTGCTGACCCAAGGGGCTGGCAACCGCAAGTTCAAATGCACAGAATGTGGCAAGGCCTTCAAGTACAAACACCATCTGAAGGAACACCTGCGGATTCACAGCG gtgaaaagccatacgaATGCCCAAACTGCAAGAAGCGCTTCTCCCACTCGGGCTCATACAGCTCTCACATCAGCAGTAAGAAGTGCATAGGCCTGATCGCGGTAAACGGAAGGATGCGCGGCGGTGTGAAACCAGGGTCCTCGCCCACctcagcctcctcctcccccactaACTCCGCCATCACCCAGCTCCGGCACAAGCTGGAAAACGGCCGGCCCCCAAGCCTCCTCGACCAGGCCGGCCACCTTGACATCAAGACCGAGCCGCTAGACTTCAACGACTATAAGCTCATGATGGCCTCCCATGGGTTTGGAGGGATGTCGGGACCTTACGCCAACGGGATGGGGAGCAGAAGTCCACTGGGCATCCATGGTACAGCCCAGAGCCCCATGTCCCACCTGAGGTTGGGTATGGACTCACCCCTGCTGGGCTACCCAGCTCTGGGGAACAACCTGAGTGAGGTGCAGAAGGTCCTTCAGATTGTGGACAACACCGTGTGCCGGCAGAAAATGGACTGCAAGCCGGAGGACATCTCCAAGCTCAAGGCCTACATGAAAGAGCTCGGATCCCAAATGGAGGAACAGAAGCAGGAGCTGATGTCCTCTGGGGGTCCTCCAGGTGCACTTCCAGTGGTCAGCCCCAATGGCACCACCAAAAGCATCATCGACTACACGCTAGAGAAGGTGAACGAAGCCAAAGCCTGCCTCCAGAGCTTGACCGCCGACTCCAAGAGACAGATAAGCAACATTAAAAAGGAGAAGCCCAATCACGCGCTAGACTTCGGCATGGAGGACAAGGGGCACGAGAGCAGCATGATGTTCACGCCTTTTTCTTGCCAGTATTGCAAAGAAACCTTCCCAGGTCCAATTCCCCTCCACCAGCACGAAAGGTACCTGTGCAACATGAATGAGGAGATCAAGGCAGTTCTGCAGCCAAACGAACCCGCCGTGCCCAATAAACTGGGGGGTATTGGTGAGAAGCGCCCCTTTCTGCTCTCTTCCATGCTATCCGAAAAGGGGCCGGCAAGCCCCCTGCACCCCTACAGGGACCACATGTCCGTGCTCAAAGCTTACTTCGCCATGAACATGGAGCCCAATTCAGAGGAACTACTGAAGATTTCCATAGCAGTCGGCCTCCCTCAGGAatttgtgaaagagtggttcgaGCAGCAGAAAGTCTACCAGTACACCACCGCCAGGACCCCGCCATTGGAGCGGAGCAGCGCAGAGGTGATCCTGGCTGCTGCCAACTACACCCCTAGTAAAGACTCCATGGCGGCCAGGTCACCCGTGTCTTTGGTCAAGCCAGCCGACCGCATCACTTCACCTTCCATAGCGGAGCTCCACAACAACGTCAACAACTGCGATGCACCCCTCAGGATCTCCAGAACCACCCAGCTGGCCATCAGCAAAGTGGCAGGTGATAAATTGGACCACTCCAGGAGTAACACTCCGTCCCCTTTGAACCTTTCCTCCACGTCTTCGAAAAACTCCCACAGCAGCTCGTACACTCCTAACAGCTTCACCTCGGAGGACCTTCAGGCTGAGCCCCTGGACCTGTCATTGCCAAAACACCTCCGGGAGCACCGGCACCTCCCGTCCTTGAAGAGCAGGCCCAAACCCAACAGCGTCTCTGTCGACCACAACAGCGTGCCCTCCTCTCGAGAGGAGCCTTTGAACTTGGCCTATCTCAAGAAAGAGTTCGCTGGCTCTGTCAACGGCGGCGGCAACGGTCATGGCCACAACCTGGACAAAAGCACTAGCCCCATGTTCGGCATTAACCCCTTCAGCGGGAAACCTCTGTACACGTCTCTCCCGCCGCAGGGCGCCTTCGCTCCGGCCGCTTTCATGCCCCCGGTCCAAGCCAGCATCCCGGGACTGAGGCCGTACCCAGGGCTGGATCAGATGAGCTTCCTACCACACATGGCCTACACTTACGCGGCCGGCGCTACTTTCGCTGAGATGCAGCACAGAAGGAAGTACCAGCGGAAACCAGGTTTCCAG GGGGAGCTGCTTGATGCAACAGCAGAATATATATCAGGCTTGGAAGATCTGACGGACCCTGAGTCCTGTCTGTCCCGGAAGAAGATTAAGAAGACAGAAAGTGGTATGTACGCGTGTGACTTGTGCGACAAAACTTTCCAGAAGAGCAGTTCCCTTCTAAGACACAAATATGAACACACAG GTAAACGGCCACATCAGTGTCAGATATGCAAGAAGGCGTTCAAACACAAGCACCACCTTATAGAGCATTCGAGACTGCACTCTGGGGAGAAGCCGTATCAGTGCGATAAGTGCGGGAAACGCTTCTCCCACTCCGGCTCCTACTCCCAGCACATGAACCACCGCTACTCCTACTGCaagagggaggcggaggagagggaggcggcGGAGAGGGAGGCGCGAGAGAAGGGCCATCTGGAGCCCACGGAGCTACTGATTAACAGGGCCTTCTTACAGGGCATCAATCCTCAGGGCTTCTCCGACCTGGAGGACCGGAGCGACATTATGAGGGGCGGGAccgagggcggggccagagagCGTCAGACGGAAGTGGACGGAACGTACGCCAAGATGGGCGGCGGGCGGGACGAGGAGTTTGAGTTTGAGGAAGAAGAGAGCGAAATCAAAAGCATGGACACGGACCCGGACACGCTGAGGGACGAGGAAGACAACGCCGAGCACTCCATGGACGATAGCTCGGTGGACgggaaaacagaaaccaaaTCAGACCACGAGGACAATGTGGAGGACGGCGTGTGA